One region of Pseudoalteromonas galatheae genomic DNA includes:
- a CDS encoding cyclic nucleotide-binding domain-containing protein, with the protein MKLLENVPLFKQLEIINRVAFFKEFTLAERQVLLESFGHLYLVQQERHAFKRFEKDNRLYIVLSGEFLIFKQDAAHDLGKVGPGEFLGEGAFITNRERSTSAQALKDSIILAITPDALTRLPNVIREKIKDKLIEGMSHRIAKLNAFIEEQET; encoded by the coding sequence ATGAAGTTACTTGAAAATGTCCCACTATTTAAACAACTAGAGATCATTAATCGCGTAGCGTTTTTTAAAGAGTTTACGCTTGCCGAACGCCAAGTGTTACTCGAGTCTTTTGGCCACTTATATCTGGTGCAGCAAGAGCGTCATGCTTTCAAACGCTTTGAAAAAGACAATCGCCTGTATATTGTGTTAAGCGGTGAGTTTTTGATTTTTAAACAGGATGCCGCCCATGATTTAGGTAAGGTTGGTCCTGGAGAATTTTTAGGTGAAGGCGCATTTATCACTAACAGAGAGCGCAGCACCAGCGCACAAGCGTTAAAAGACAGCATTATATTGGCGATAACCCCAGATGCACTAACACGCTTGCCCAATGTGATCCGAGAAAAAATCAAAGATAAGCTTATTGAAGGCATGAGTCATCGTATTGCTAAGCTCAATGCATTTATTGAAGAGCAAGAAACCTAA
- the ntrC gene encoding nitrogen regulation protein NR(I), whose translation MKSVWLVDDDASIRFVLEKALKRAEFETESFASGQDVLTALEYEQPAVLISDVRMPGIDGMALLDKIAGLYPSLPVIIMTAHSDLDSAVNAFKKGAFEYLAKPFDLNEAVSLVQRAFRAGQQTKKQKRHSEKANSPDIIGEAPAMQEVFRAIGKLSASSMSVLINGESGTGKELVAGALHNHSPRKDASFIALNMAAIPKDLVESELFGHEKGAFTGADSMRRGRFEQADGGTLFLDEIGDMPLDVQTRLLRVLADGEFYRVGGHNSVKVDVRIVAATHQDLETLVKQGKFREDLFHRLNVVRLKLPALRERPEDIAALCDHFLAKSAKELKAEPKIISKHALQKMQAYHWPGNVRQLENTCRWLTVMAPGELVTPADLPEELEKPQQIDTLEHGNWLDAFQTWLDSELRKGKDHIWPDVQAQLETRLIKSALNACHGHKQDAALKIGWGRNTLTRKLKERNIQE comes from the coding sequence ATGAAATCAGTTTGGTTAGTCGATGATGACGCTTCAATCCGATTTGTTTTAGAAAAGGCATTAAAGCGAGCTGAGTTTGAAACCGAGAGCTTCGCCAGTGGTCAAGATGTATTGACGGCACTGGAATATGAGCAACCCGCGGTGCTGATTTCAGATGTACGCATGCCTGGTATCGATGGCATGGCCTTGTTAGATAAAATTGCAGGGCTCTACCCTAGCCTACCGGTGATCATTATGACCGCGCACTCGGACTTAGACTCTGCGGTCAACGCATTTAAAAAGGGAGCGTTTGAATACCTCGCCAAACCTTTCGACTTAAATGAAGCTGTTTCCCTTGTGCAACGTGCATTTCGTGCAGGCCAGCAAACTAAAAAACAAAAGCGACACAGTGAAAAAGCCAATAGTCCCGACATAATTGGTGAAGCCCCTGCTATGCAGGAAGTGTTCCGTGCTATCGGTAAACTTTCCGCGTCAAGCATGAGCGTATTGATTAACGGCGAATCAGGTACGGGTAAAGAGCTTGTGGCAGGCGCGCTGCACAATCACAGTCCGCGCAAAGACGCTTCTTTTATCGCGCTCAATATGGCCGCCATCCCCAAAGATCTCGTCGAGTCTGAGTTGTTCGGCCATGAAAAAGGCGCTTTTACTGGTGCTGACAGCATGCGCCGTGGCCGCTTTGAGCAAGCCGATGGTGGCACCTTATTTTTAGATGAAATCGGTGATATGCCACTGGACGTACAAACTCGGCTATTACGTGTACTTGCCGATGGTGAGTTTTATCGGGTTGGTGGCCACAACAGCGTGAAAGTCGATGTCCGTATTGTCGCTGCTACCCATCAAGATTTAGAGACACTGGTAAAGCAAGGTAAATTCCGTGAAGACTTGTTTCACCGCCTAAATGTCGTCAGGTTAAAACTACCAGCCTTACGTGAACGCCCTGAAGATATCGCCGCACTGTGCGATCACTTTCTTGCAAAAAGCGCCAAAGAGCTAAAAGCCGAGCCAAAAATCATCTCCAAACATGCACTGCAAAAAATGCAAGCATATCACTGGCCTGGCAACGTTAGGCAATTGGAAAACACCTGCCGTTGGTTAACCGTAATGGCGCCGGGCGAACTTGTTACCCCCGCGGATCTGCCCGAAGAGCTAGAAAAGCCACAACAGATTGACACCTTAGAGCATGGTAATTGGCTGGACGCATTCCAAACGTGGTTAGACTCAGAGTTACGTAAAGGAAAAGACCATATTTGGCCAGATGTACAGGCACAATTAGAAACACGACTGATCAAATCCGCACTCAATGCCTGCCATGGTCATAAGCAAGATGCGGCATTAAAGATAGGTTGGGGGCGCAATACGTTGACGCGCAAGTTAAAAGAACGCAATATTCAAGAATAA
- the glnL gene encoding nitrogen regulation protein NR(II) has product MDQHNSIDLDKIWQSLSTAILVLDQNLMIHYANYSSSELLGLSTKRLVGLAIDSVFNHHHIDLPRLSKYVLQDGVDCQQHRVDVVFVDNRVATLSLHARRVYLADKAYILVECRRVDDALRYDQASNQMHQFQAARNLIRGLAHEIKNPLGGIRGAAQLLQYETDQQEREECATLIIEQADRLRELVDRLLGPNQLPQKEPCNIHQALESVIKLTTLERDADITLVKDYDPSIPAIVIDQAKIQQVLLNMLRNAQQALQHDGTITITTRIKHRLHHGERLLKKALLIRISDNGPGIADEVKETLFFPMITNKEGGSGLGLSIAQTLVEQHQGFIECDSWPGHTEFSIYLPFDNTETGNVQ; this is encoded by the coding sequence ATGGATCAACATAACTCGATTGACTTGGATAAAATTTGGCAATCTCTCTCAACCGCGATTTTAGTGCTCGATCAAAATTTAATGATCCACTATGCCAATTACAGCAGCAGTGAACTACTTGGACTCAGCACTAAACGGCTTGTCGGACTGGCGATTGATAGCGTGTTTAATCATCATCATATTGACTTACCGAGGCTCTCTAAATACGTGCTACAAGATGGCGTAGACTGTCAGCAACACAGGGTAGACGTGGTATTCGTAGATAATCGTGTTGCAACACTAAGTCTGCATGCCAGACGAGTTTACCTTGCGGACAAGGCGTATATTTTAGTGGAATGTCGCCGTGTTGATGATGCCCTGCGTTATGACCAAGCATCCAATCAAATGCACCAATTTCAAGCGGCTCGAAACCTCATTCGCGGTCTTGCTCATGAAATAAAAAATCCACTTGGTGGGATCCGCGGTGCGGCGCAATTATTGCAATACGAAACTGATCAACAAGAACGGGAAGAATGTGCCACGCTCATTATTGAGCAAGCAGATAGATTGCGCGAATTGGTAGATAGATTGCTTGGACCCAATCAGCTACCACAAAAAGAACCGTGTAATATCCATCAGGCGTTAGAATCGGTGATTAAGTTAACCACCTTGGAGCGCGATGCGGATATCACCTTGGTAAAAGATTATGATCCCAGTATTCCAGCCATCGTGATAGATCAAGCCAAAATTCAGCAAGTTCTGCTGAATATGCTGCGCAATGCTCAACAAGCGCTACAGCATGATGGTACGATCACTATAACAACGCGCATTAAACACCGTCTTCATCATGGTGAGCGACTATTGAAAAAAGCATTGCTCATCCGTATCAGCGACAACGGTCCGGGGATCGCCGATGAGGTAAAAGAGACATTATTCTTTCCGATGATCACGAATAAAGAAGGTGGATCTGGACTTGGACTCTCTATCGCGCAAACTTTGGTAGAGCAACATCAAGGGTTTATCGAATGCGATAGCTGGCCAGGACACACTGAGTTCAGTATCTACCTTCCCTTTGACAACACCGAAACAGGAAACGTGCAATGA
- a CDS encoding DUF4124 domain-containing protein, whose translation MSVSMTLALTSIDAAAESNPKIYRWKDKNGHWVYSDVPRLGSKEVKLNANALTMPSVDTQILEQVDTAPTIRYTAKITSPEHEQTIRDNSGSVYVTGTVEPRFTQGLSVQLFLDGVATGPKQTNTQFALRGINRGEHSLVIKVFNQKGTLVAQSDTQKFFLHRNTVNN comes from the coding sequence ATGTCGGTTAGCATGACGCTAGCCCTAACAAGCATTGATGCTGCAGCAGAATCCAATCCAAAAATCTATCGCTGGAAAGACAAAAATGGCCATTGGGTTTATTCGGATGTCCCACGACTTGGATCAAAAGAAGTCAAACTTAACGCTAACGCCTTAACCATGCCAAGTGTTGATACCCAAATCCTCGAGCAAGTTGATACCGCGCCAACTATCCGATATACAGCCAAAATCACTTCTCCAGAGCATGAACAGACAATCCGCGACAATAGTGGCAGCGTATACGTGACGGGCACAGTAGAACCAAGATTTACCCAAGGGTTGAGTGTCCAACTGTTTCTCGACGGTGTAGCGACAGGTCCAAAACAAACGAATACCCAGTTCGCTTTACGTGGCATCAATCGCGGCGAACATTCTTTGGTTATCAAAGTGTTTAACCAAAAGGGAACGTTAGTTGCCCAAAGCGATACCCAGAAATTCTTTTTGCACCGAAATACCGTGAATAATTAA